The following proteins come from a genomic window of Nostoc sp. ATCC 53789:
- a CDS encoding glycosyltransferase: MIKSTLNKTLVSVIIPAYNSEKTIKETIESVLNQTFHNLELIVINDGSQDSTLEIITKIPDSRIKVFSYPNAGGNVSRNRGLHHAVGKFVSFLDADDIWTPDKLKSQLKALQENVTAKVAYSWTDYIDENGEFILSGKRVKANGNVYENLLLNNFLENGSNPLICRKALIALGGFDESLGAAQDWDMWLRLASKFNFICVPSVQILYRITPNSVSCNLVRQERSCLQVLERAYKERPSLRDATGTTLKDSWNLCLANLYKYLVCKALQKPFNRKKGLAAAIFLCKYFIYNPSRLQNINFTLKLSLKIVTILILPTLLDIITNQRQLRRQETETLLNDWVVEKRSENKNGYPGAFTVSS, from the coding sequence ATGATTAAGTCAACTTTAAATAAAACATTAGTTAGTGTAATTATCCCAGCTTACAATAGTGAAAAAACTATTAAAGAAACTATTGAATCTGTTTTAAATCAAACTTTTCACAATCTAGAATTAATTGTAATAAATGATGGTTCCCAAGACTCAACCTTAGAAATTATTACAAAAATTCCAGACTCACGAATAAAAGTATTTTCCTATCCCAATGCCGGGGGAAACGTTAGTCGTAACCGAGGGCTACACCATGCTGTTGGAAAATTTGTTAGTTTCTTAGATGCGGATGATATTTGGACACCTGATAAACTTAAATCTCAATTAAAGGCTTTGCAAGAAAACGTTACCGCAAAAGTCGCTTATAGTTGGACTGATTATATTGACGAAAATGGTGAGTTTATACTTTCGGGTAAGCGTGTTAAAGCTAATGGAAATGTTTATGAAAATTTACTACTAAATAACTTTTTAGAGAATGGTTCCAATCCTTTAATTTGTAGAAAAGCTTTAATTGCATTAGGTGGCTTTGACGAATCTCTAGGTGCGGCTCAGGATTGGGATATGTGGCTGCGATTAGCCTCTAAGTTTAATTTTATATGTGTCCCATCTGTACAAATCTTATATCGCATAACTCCTAATTCAGTTTCTTGCAATCTTGTCAGACAGGAAAGATCCTGTTTGCAAGTGCTTGAGAGAGCCTATAAAGAAAGACCTTCTCTACGAGACGCTACAGGAACGACACTAAAGGATAGTTGGAATCTTTGTCTGGCAAATTTATACAAATACCTGGTCTGCAAAGCTCTACAAAAGCCATTTAACAGAAAAAAAGGTCTAGCGGCGGCTATATTTTTGTGTAAGTATTTTATTTATAACCCTTCAAGACTTCAGAACATAAATTTCACCTTAAAACTGTCACTGAAAATTGTCACAATCCTTATTCTGCCGACCTTACTAGACATTATTACTAACCAGCGTCAACTTAGAAGGCAAGAAACTGAAACATTGCTCAACGACTGGGTAGTTGAAAAGCGATCAGAAAACAAAAATGGATATCCAGGTGCATTTACCGTCTCTAGTTAA
- a CDS encoding type II secretion system protein, whose translation MDIQVHLPSLVNAKKLLNKHSSSGFTLPEMLVVVVLIGILATQGISNWLAFVETRRLNTAQNEVHLAIHQARSQASKEKLTWQASFREQNGIIQWAVHPATVNPSTANWNNIDSNVRLDSETTLQLSNGIRKVQFDYRGNSQNLGRITLSSSSGGKVKRCVIISTILGTMRTAKEHTTADDGKYCY comes from the coding sequence ATGGATATCCAGGTGCATTTACCGTCTCTAGTTAATGCAAAGAAGCTTTTGAATAAGCACTCCAGTAGTGGTTTTACCCTACCAGAGATGTTAGTAGTTGTTGTATTAATTGGTATATTAGCTACCCAGGGAATATCTAACTGGTTAGCTTTTGTAGAGACTCGCCGTCTCAACACTGCTCAAAACGAAGTTCACCTTGCTATTCATCAAGCCCGAAGCCAAGCCAGTAAGGAAAAGTTGACTTGGCAAGCCAGCTTTCGTGAGCAAAACGGCATTATTCAATGGGCAGTTCATCCTGCTACAGTAAATCCATCTACTGCTAATTGGAATAACATAGATTCCAATGTACGCTTAGATTCTGAGACAACCTTGCAATTGTCAAATGGCATACGCAAAGTTCAATTTGACTACAGAGGTAATTCACAAAATTTAGGACGGATCACGCTATCCAGTAGTTCTGGTGGTAAAGTTAAGCGTTGTGTTATTATTTCAACGATTTTAGGCACAATGCGAACTGCGAAGGAGCATACTACAGCCGATGACGGCAAGTATTGCTATTAA